In one window of Methanosarcina vacuolata Z-761 DNA:
- a CDS encoding pyruvoyl-dependent arginine decarboxylase has translation MITKLIPKKVFFTSGVGTHPENLESFEVALRDAGIEKFNLVTVSSILPPNCEIVSREEGLEELSPGEIVFCVMSRISSNEPRRTLSTSVGCALPQNMNKHGYISEYHAYGETAQDVGERSEKLARSMYSTWTNEYPLKTLSFPRSSSVDEHGDWMTVISAAVFTI, from the coding sequence ATGATTACGAAATTAATTCCCAAAAAAGTATTTTTTACAAGTGGAGTTGGTACACACCCTGAAAATCTTGAATCATTTGAAGTTGCACTCAGGGATGCAGGTATTGAGAAATTTAATCTCGTAACTGTAAGTTCTATCCTGCCCCCTAACTGTGAGATTGTATCCAGAGAGGAGGGACTCGAAGAGTTAAGTCCCGGAGAGATCGTATTTTGCGTAATGTCCAGGATTTCTTCCAATGAGCCAAGAAGGACACTCAGTACATCGGTTGGTTGTGCACTCCCACAAAACATGAACAAGCACGGTTACATATCAGAATATCACGCCTATGGAGAAACCGCTCAGGACGTTGGGGAACGTTCCGAGAAACTTGCAAGAAGCATGTACAGCACCTGGACAAACGAATATCCTCTCAAAACTCTCAGCTTTCCCAGGTCATCTTCTGTAGATGAACATGGAGACTGGATGACCGTGATATCCGCAGCAGTCTTTACTATCTGA
- a CDS encoding deoxyhypusine synthase: MHLNVFTDNPTVPIDVKDRSVSELMEGMLKTGFQGRKLAESVQAWHNMLKEKNMTVLMGLSGAMVPAGMRRVISYMIRERMIDCLVSTGANLFHDSHEALGKKHYVGSHLADDEDLFEHGVDRIYDVFAVEEEFRTADSLIADFAEEIGEISCSSREFMYLLGKELTRRGAAEDSIVVSAYRHNIPIFVPALSDSSIGIGLTIARRRGLKLEIDQIKDVDEVTQIIEKSGKTGVVYVGGGVPKNFIQQTEVIASILGTQVGGHDYAIQYTTDAPHWGGLSGCTFDEAVSWGKIAVQAKKVQVFVDATIALPIVAHALHEKCRELKRNAPTFNWERPEGLDIDYRE; this comes from the coding sequence ATGCATCTTAATGTGTTCACAGATAACCCAACCGTTCCGATAGATGTAAAGGACAGGTCTGTAAGCGAATTAATGGAAGGAATGCTTAAGACAGGCTTCCAGGGAAGAAAGCTAGCTGAATCTGTCCAGGCCTGGCATAACATGCTAAAAGAAAAGAATATGACTGTGCTGATGGGACTGTCTGGGGCTATGGTCCCTGCTGGCATGCGTAGGGTTATTTCCTATATGATCCGGGAGAGGATGATAGACTGTCTTGTAAGCACAGGAGCAAACCTTTTCCATGATTCACACGAAGCGCTCGGCAAGAAACATTATGTGGGTTCACATCTGGCTGACGATGAAGACCTCTTTGAGCACGGTGTTGACAGGATCTATGATGTTTTTGCGGTTGAAGAAGAGTTCAGAACCGCAGATAGCCTTATTGCGGATTTTGCAGAAGAAATTGGGGAAATTTCCTGTTCCTCAAGGGAGTTCATGTACCTGCTCGGAAAGGAACTGACAAGGCGCGGAGCGGCCGAGGATTCTATAGTCGTAAGTGCATACAGGCACAATATTCCTATCTTCGTTCCTGCACTTTCGGATAGTTCAATAGGAATCGGGTTAACCATTGCAAGAAGAAGAGGATTGAAACTTGAGATTGACCAGATAAAAGACGTTGATGAGGTCACTCAGATTATAGAAAAATCAGGTAAAACAGGAGTTGTATACGTTGGAGGTGGAGTCCCTAAAAATTTTATCCAGCAAACCGAAGTAATAGCTTCTATTCTTGGAACGCAAGTCGGAGGGCATGATTATGCAATTCAGTACACTACTGATGCTCCTCACTGGGGAGGACTTTCAGGCTGCACTTTCGATGAAGCTGTTTCCTGGGGAAAAATTGCAGTTCAGGCAAAAAAAGTGCAGGTCTTCGTGGATGCTACTATTGCTCTCCCTATTGTAGCCCATGCACTTCATGAAAAATGCCGCGAACTGAAAAGAAATGCCCCGACATTTAACTGGGAAAGGCCTGAAGGGCTTGATATTGATTACAGAGAGTAA
- a CDS encoding ArsR family transcriptional regulator — MGKRTRIINDPSYLVPLLRTFGSRTHKKIFDALSNKWMTRAEIDEFMGADSSKSLHILKKAGLLESQWRVPEAGQKPSKEYHSSYSKVQVNFQCSFEDLSDIIMLTFKPYEEVKDAMEELEKLVEEGNTSMSSLTRTLNRNPFYICAVARRSERLSVMGQRLKVIEDVEENYD, encoded by the coding sequence ATGGGTAAAAGAACTCGAATAATTAACGATCCTTCCTATTTAGTACCATTGCTCAGGACTTTTGGGTCAAGAACTCACAAAAAGATATTTGATGCACTTTCAAACAAATGGATGACAAGAGCAGAGATAGATGAATTCATGGGCGCAGACTCATCAAAAAGCCTCCATATCCTGAAAAAAGCCGGGCTACTGGAGAGTCAGTGGAGAGTTCCGGAGGCAGGGCAAAAACCTTCCAAAGAATACCATAGTTCCTATTCCAAGGTTCAGGTTAATTTCCAGTGTTCTTTTGAGGATTTGAGTGATATCATCATGCTGACCTTCAAGCCATACGAGGAGGTCAAAGACGCAATGGAAGAACTGGAAAAGCTGGTAGAAGAAGGAAATACCTCCATGAGCAGCCTCACACGGACGCTTAATAGAAATCCGTTTTATATTTGCGCTGTCGCCCGTAGATCTGAAAGACTTTCTGTGATGGGGCAACGGTTAAAAGTAATTGAAGATGTAGAGGAGAACTACGATTGA
- a CDS encoding DUF7839 domain-containing protein — protein sequence MIKILQTKSGVTKFQVLIEIAAHQPNVRQKEIAAKIGITPQAVSEYIKELVNDGLIVTEGRVRYRITKEGVEWVLDNATEMKQYARFVMEDIINHISTWTAIAKEDVKEDQQVYLKMEGGLLYVSSMEKTGASGNVISDASAGEDVGVTSLRGLIDLENATITICKVPRIERGGSRKVDIERLRALTSSKSYIAAIGVEALIALRKLNIAPNVMFGSNESVIEAAYHGLSSLVVSVDEQVPSLLNRLETENLEYELVDLTLE from the coding sequence ATGATTAAAATCCTCCAGACTAAAAGCGGAGTAACCAAGTTTCAGGTCCTTATCGAAATTGCAGCCCATCAGCCGAATGTAAGACAAAAAGAAATTGCCGCAAAGATAGGAATAACTCCTCAGGCCGTTTCCGAATATATCAAAGAACTTGTAAATGACGGGCTGATAGTTACTGAGGGCCGGGTTCGCTATAGGATTACAAAAGAAGGTGTAGAATGGGTCCTTGATAATGCCACGGAAATGAAGCAGTACGCCCGCTTTGTCATGGAGGACATAATCAACCATATCTCAACCTGGACAGCGATTGCAAAAGAGGATGTAAAGGAAGACCAGCAGGTATACCTGAAAATGGAAGGTGGACTCCTTTACGTCAGCAGCATGGAAAAAACAGGCGCATCAGGCAATGTAATTTCCGACGCATCTGCCGGGGAAGATGTAGGAGTAACGAGCCTGCGAGGCCTGATCGACCTGGAAAATGCTACAATTACAATCTGCAAGGTCCCGAGGATCGAGCGTGGAGGCTCAAGAAAGGTAGATATTGAACGCCTGAGGGCCCTGACAAGTTCAAAATCCTATATAGCAGCTATAGGCGTGGAAGCACTTATCGCTCTGCGCAAGCTCAACATAGCCCCGAATGTTATGTTCGGAAGTAATGAATCAGTTATTGAGGCTGCATATCACGGCTTATCATCCCTTGTAGTCTCAGTAGATGAGCAGGTTCCTTCCCTTCTTAACAGGCTGGAAACCGAAAATCTTGAGTACGAACTCGTAGACCTGACTCTCGAGTAA
- a CDS encoding IS1634 family transposase has product MKSILRIKKINGIEYWYEDIPYYDKEKKQIRHKSKYVGRNINGKPVRVRDALNSSDEIVQDETSFVSSKPVNAYNYGEFLPLQKIVEELKIEEYLGDLFNEKDRNMILSMALNRVIRPTAMYNLKTWYENSVLSLQWPELPLKSQNISNLLAKVGNSDIPSMFMGKMFRNLGTKRTLMYDLTSLSSYSQLINLLEYGYNRDNCDLPQINLSMIVDKEKGIPVMYDIYPGSIVDVTTLKNTLKKIEAHGMENYTLVMDRGFFSKGNIEELVREKIPFIMPATMALKSVKELMSSVQKDIESPEYLHKFHKKPIFVKPVTLEEKEFKINGYCFYDPKREMEEKSTFYSRLYDMKEKLEETAIPGWRNAAEVFKERAREMASFYSWKKIDDHFKINIKKNAVSQRINRMGKFFLFYYGERDWVECLTYYRERDIVEKGFKVMKNDIQSLPLNTNKDSTTKGFIFVCFIGLIIRMKLLSMMKETKIIEDYTVESLLLELEKIRKVELQNGEVIVTELTRKQKEIMEKLNLCA; this is encoded by the coding sequence ATGAAGTCTATCCTCCGCATCAAGAAAATAAATGGAATTGAGTACTGGTACGAAGATATTCCTTATTACGATAAGGAAAAGAAACAAATTCGCCATAAATCCAAATATGTTGGCAGAAACATAAACGGTAAACCTGTTAGAGTTCGTGACGCATTAAACTCTTCCGATGAAATCGTGCAAGATGAGACTTCTTTCGTTTCCAGCAAACCTGTAAATGCTTATAACTATGGTGAGTTCCTTCCATTACAGAAAATAGTAGAAGAACTCAAAATTGAAGAGTATCTTGGTGATCTGTTCAATGAAAAAGACAGGAACATGATACTTTCAATGGCACTTAATCGTGTAATTCGTCCTACAGCTATGTATAACCTTAAAACCTGGTATGAGAATTCTGTTCTTTCTCTCCAGTGGCCTGAGTTACCCTTGAAAAGTCAAAACATCAGTAATCTACTTGCAAAAGTAGGTAATAGCGACATTCCATCCATGTTTATGGGTAAAATGTTTAGAAATCTTGGGACAAAACGCACATTAATGTACGATCTTACCAGTTTATCGAGCTACTCACAACTAATTAATCTTCTTGAATACGGATACAATAGAGACAATTGCGATCTTCCTCAAATAAATCTCTCCATGATTGTGGATAAGGAAAAAGGAATTCCGGTGATGTATGACATCTATCCTGGAAGTATTGTAGACGTTACAACTCTTAAAAATACTCTAAAAAAGATAGAAGCTCATGGAATGGAAAACTATACACTGGTAATGGATAGAGGCTTTTTCAGCAAGGGAAACATTGAGGAATTAGTAAGGGAAAAGATTCCTTTTATTATGCCAGCTACAATGGCACTTAAAAGTGTCAAAGAGCTTATGAGTTCAGTACAAAAAGACATCGAAAGTCCGGAATATCTTCATAAGTTTCACAAAAAACCAATATTTGTAAAGCCAGTGACTCTTGAGGAAAAGGAATTCAAGATCAATGGATACTGTTTCTATGATCCAAAGAGAGAAATGGAAGAAAAAAGCACATTTTACTCCCGTCTTTATGATATGAAGGAAAAACTGGAAGAAACAGCAATACCAGGATGGAGAAATGCGGCAGAGGTGTTCAAAGAGAGAGCAAGGGAAATGGCAAGTTTCTATTCGTGGAAAAAGATAGATGACCATTTCAAAATCAATATCAAGAAAAATGCAGTATCGCAGAGAATAAACAGAATGGGGAAGTTTTTCCTTTTTTATTATGGAGAACGTGATTGGGTAGAATGTCTCACTTACTACAGAGAAAGAGATATTGTTGAGAAAGGATTCAAAGTAATGAAAAATGATATTCAGTCGCTTCCACTAAACACAAACAAAGATTCAACAACAAAGGGATTCATTTTTGTCTGCTTTATCGGACTAATTATTAGAATGAAGCTACTGAGTATGATGAAGGAAACAAAAATTATTGAGGATTATACAGTAGAGAGTTTACTTTTAGAGCTTGAGAAGATCAGAAAAGTAGAACTGCAAAATGGAGAGGTAATAGTTACAGAACTCACAAGAAAGCAAAAAGAAATTATGGAAAAATTGAATTTATGCGCTTAA
- a CDS encoding metallophosphoesterase, protein MKLIVLSDTHLKTGVIPQQLQTLLDECDLIVHAGDFSTVKAYNAFNASGKLKAVFGNDDTSELKKLLPERLKFEVEGVKIGVVHEGGLSVNDTTAQGYLAKEMDVDILIFGHLHRPLIEKKDVVLVCPGSPTKPRMSNPSVVELIIEKGSINGRIITLEGGTCDYIKFRDSLEKSKQEKNRNKKKA, encoded by the coding sequence ATGAAGCTGATTGTACTTTCCGATACTCATCTGAAAACTGGAGTAATTCCCCAGCAACTTCAAACACTCCTGGACGAATGCGACCTAATAGTCCATGCAGGGGATTTCAGTACTGTAAAAGCCTATAATGCCTTCAACGCCAGCGGCAAATTAAAGGCCGTTTTTGGAAATGATGACACTTCCGAACTCAAAAAGCTCCTTCCAGAAAGGCTGAAATTCGAGGTTGAAGGTGTAAAAATCGGAGTTGTACACGAAGGAGGGCTTTCGGTTAACGATACAACTGCACAGGGTTACCTGGCAAAAGAAATGGATGTAGACATTCTAATTTTCGGTCACCTTCACAGACCTTTGATAGAGAAAAAAGATGTTGTGCTTGTTTGTCCCGGATCTCCTACCAAACCCAGGATGTCAAACCCAAGTGTTGTAGAACTTATAATCGAAAAAGGAAGCATTAATGGCAGGATAATTACTCTTGAAGGAGGTACCTGCGATTACATAAAGTTCCGGGATTCCCTGGAGAAAAGCAAGCAGGAAAAAAACCGAAACAAGAAAAAGGCTTGA
- a CDS encoding class I SAM-dependent methyltransferase: protein MDPCNIDWNEVWKETLERELESNKNVDCSSIWQNKERARRFWNMFQDNNAKAITEKRIKGMKLSSDSRVLDIGSGPGTLAIPVAQQVAHVTAVEPSDGMMSIMQENIKEYEIKNIDCVHKDWEAVDVESDLSAPYDVVFASYSLGMKDIRTSVQKMIDTSSRYVYLYWFAGETSWDAHSRRLWPFLHGCEYQPAPKCDVLYNVLYNMGIYPNVKVFPFEHVHRYATFEEAVEDFKSYYNVTSSTQETVLRSYLKDILEVDNGNLIQRGWSTRVKMWWEKQTE from the coding sequence ATGGACCCATGTAACATTGACTGGAATGAAGTCTGGAAAGAGACGTTGGAAAGAGAGTTAGAATCGAACAAAAATGTAGATTGTTCATCTATATGGCAGAACAAGGAAAGAGCCAGACGCTTCTGGAATATGTTTCAGGATAATAACGCAAAGGCAATAACCGAAAAGAGGATAAAGGGCATGAAACTCTCTTCTGACTCCAGAGTTCTTGATATAGGGTCAGGACCCGGTACCCTTGCAATTCCGGTTGCACAACAGGTAGCTCATGTAACTGCTGTTGAACCTTCTGACGGCATGATGAGCATCATGCAGGAAAACATTAAAGAGTACGAAATCAAGAACATCGACTGCGTACACAAAGATTGGGAAGCCGTTGATGTCGAATCCGACCTTTCGGCTCCTTATGATGTGGTTTTTGCTTCTTATTCCTTGGGCATGAAAGACATACGGACTTCGGTTCAAAAGATGATAGACACTTCTTCAAGGTATGTTTATCTGTACTGGTTTGCGGGGGAAACTTCATGGGATGCGCATTCTCGGAGACTCTGGCCTTTCCTTCACGGATGTGAGTATCAGCCGGCCCCGAAGTGCGATGTTCTCTACAACGTGCTCTACAATATGGGAATCTACCCAAATGTTAAAGTTTTCCCTTTCGAGCACGTCCACAGGTATGCAACTTTTGAAGAAGCAGTTGAGGATTTCAAGTCGTACTACAATGTAACCTCCAGTACCCAGGAGACCGTTCTCAGGTCCTATCTGAAAGACATTCTTGAGGTAGATAATGGAAATCTTATTCAAAGAGGGTGGTCCACCAGAGTAAAAATGTGGTGGGAAAAACAAACTGAGTAG